The stretch of DNA ACTTTGAATAATTTTCTTTGCCTCCTGATAGCTCAACCTTCTCTTTAAAGGAGGAATATAGGGCTTGTTGTTATTTATAGCCTCAAAAACATCTTGAAAATTAAGGCCGCTGCACTCTGCTATTTTTTTAGCTGCTTCTTCCTTATCTTTTATCTGACGAGGAACAGCATTAAGGGAAAAAAGCTTCTGGTTTCCAGCCAAAAGAAAAGGCTCTTTTTGGTAAATTGAAGAAGCAAATATCCTGCCTCTATGGGCAGGGATCTCTTTGGCTAAAAAATGTTGAGACTTAGCCAGAGCTAAATAATAACTGTGTTTTATAACCTGGCGGTTGAAAAGAAAAACCAAAAGGGCAAAGTAAGCAAGCAGAAGAAAAAATAAAACTATTTTGAGACGCTGAAAATATACTCTCTCTTCATTAGCCATAGTCTTAATCCTTCACTACTGCGTCCACCTGCTCCACCTCTACCATACTCTGCTCCTTGGCTTTAGCTTCTACTTCATTTAAATTCTTCAATCTCTCTGCTTCATAACGCAACTGGTCATTTTCAGCCATTATATCTTCCTTTTGCTCCTCCAGCTCCTTAACCATATAAGTTCGGGTAGCCAAAGAGTTAGACTGAAAAATATAAAAAATAGAAAGCAAAGCAAACACTAAAATAGCAACAAATTTTACTGAAGCTGAACCCAACTTAAGCTCACTAGAAACAGTTCTTTTTAAAACACTCTGGTTTGGATTTCGATTAGTCCAGATAATTGCCATAGCTTTTCCCTTTTAGTTTAATGTTGGGTTCCCTCCTTTAAAACCCAACTAAATCTCTAAATCTTTTAATTTCTCTACCAAACTGGCAGATTCTTTTTCTGTTTTTTCTCTAAACTTCTCCCACTCTTTCTCATCCCATATCTCTAAATGGTCGTACAAACCAACTATCACCGCTTTTTTACGCAAAGAAGCATAACGACGCAAAAAATCAGGCAAAGTAATCCTTCCCTGCTTATCTAATTCCAAATGCATAGCTCCGGAAAGCATCAAGCGGCTAAAAGCTCTAGCCTCTTTTTGAGATAATGGCAAACGCGCTAATTTTTCAGCCATTTTTCCCCACACCTCTAAAGGATAAACACTCAGACAATCATCTACTCCTCTGGTAACTACACATCCTTCAGCCATCTTATTCCTAAACTTAGCCGGTATAGCCACCCGTCCTTTTTGATCCAAGTTGTGTCTAAATTCTCCAATCAACATCTCTTTTTTCACATTTTAACACCACTTTTCCCCACTTTTTTCCACAATCCTCCACTAATTAAATAGTTTACACCACTTAAAAACCTTTGCAACCCACTCTTTGTGGATAACAAAAAAGCCCTGCTTAAAAGCAGGGCTTTTGGCTTTAAACAATCTCCCCTACTCCTCCCTAATTAGAGCAACAATATAAACAATGGAAACAATCAAAATTA from bacterium encodes:
- the mraZ gene encoding division/cell wall cluster transcriptional repressor MraZ, whose translation is MLIGEFRHNLDQKGRVAIPAKFRNKMAEGCVVTRGVDDCLSVYPLEVWGKMAEKLARLPLSQKEARAFSRLMLSGAMHLELDKQGRITLPDFLRRYASLRKKAVIVGLYDHLEIWDEKEWEKFREKTEKESASLVEKLKDLEI